A portion of the Fulvia fulva chromosome 1, complete sequence genome contains these proteins:
- a CDS encoding H/ACA ribonucleoprotein complex subunit NHP2 → MATDEIRKKDKKEKKDKKRKSEDIEDGAAEPTPKKSKKEKRKSEVAVIETQDDSVMDVDAKAEDDKEKGSKAVIAVPLAALVPFANPLADDKSQKKVLKAVKKAAKHKTLKRGVKECVKSIRKSPPATPATLGSSTLPPGIVILAADISPMDVISHIPVLCEDHNIPYVYVPSRAELGAAGSTKRPTSVVMLTPNAGKKGGEDNEEWTEAYKELHKLAVKLGQHVKV, encoded by the exons ATGGCCACCGACGAGATCCGCAAGAAGGACAAGAAAGAGAAGAAGGACAAGAAGCGCAAGTCGGAGGACATTGAAGACGGCGCGGCAGAACCCACACCAAAGaagagtaagaaggaaaAGCGCAAGTCGGAAGTCGCCGTGATCGAGACTCAGGATGATTCGGTCATGGATGTCGATGCAAAGGCAGAGGATGACAAGGAGAAGGGCAGCAAGGCGGTAATTGCCGTCCCACTTGCTGCGCTTGTGCCGTTTGCGAACCCACTGGCGGACGACAAGAGCCAGAAGAAGGTCTTGAAGGCTGTGAAGAAGG CCGCCAAACACAAAACGCTCAAACGCGGCGTCAAAGAATGCGTCAAATCCATCCGCAAATCACCACCCGCTACACCCGCAACCCTCGGTTCCTCTACTCTCCCACCTGGCATCGTGATCCTCGCCGCCGACATCTCGCCAATGGACGTCATCTCGCACATTCCAGTACTCTGTGAGGACCACAACATCCCATACGTCTACGTCCCGAGCAGAGCAGAGCTGGGAGCAGCAGGATCAACAAAGAGGCCGACGAGTGTGGTGATGCTGACACCGAATGCGGGAAAGAAGGGTGGCGAGGATAATGAGGAGTGGACAGAGGCTTATAAGGAGTTGCACAAGCTGGCGGTGAAGTTGGGCCAGCATGTCAAGGTCTGA